One window from the genome of Cricetulus griseus strain 17A/GY chromosome 2, alternate assembly CriGri-PICRH-1.0, whole genome shotgun sequence encodes:
- the Rwdd1 gene encoding RWD domain-containing protein 1 isoform X2, with translation MTDYGEEQRNELEALESIYPDSFTVLSETPPSFTITVTSEAEENDETVQTTLKFTYSEKYPDEAPLYEIFSQENLEDNDISDILKLLALQAEENLGMVMIFTLVTAVQEKLNEIVDQIKTRREEEKKQKEKEAEEAEKKLFHGTPVTIENFLSWKAKFDAELLEIKKKRMKEEEQAGKNKLSGKQLFETDHNLDTSDIQFLEDAGNNVEVDESLFQEMDDLELEDGEDDPDYNPVAAESDSD, from the exons ATGACAGACTACGGCGAGGAGCAGCGCAACGAGTTGGAGGCTCTGGAGTCCATCTATCCCGACTCCTTCACAG TGTTATCAGAAACTCCACCCAGCTTCACCATTACCGTGACGTCGGAGGCTGAAGAAAATGATGAAA CTGTGCAGACTACTCTGAAGTTTACATACAGTGAAAAATACCCTGATGAAGCTCCCCTTTATGAAATATTCTCCCAGGAAAATCTAGAAGATAATGATAtctctgacattttaaaattactggCATTGCAG GCTGAGGAGAATCTTGGCATGGTAATGATCTTCACTCTTGTGACAGCCGTTCAGGAAAAGTTAAATGAGATAGTCGATCAGATAAAaaccagaagagaggaagaaaagaaacagaaagaaaaggaagcagaagaagcagagaag aaactgtTCCATGGCACTCCTGTTACGATTGAGAATTTCTTGAGTTGGAAGGCCAAGTTTGATGCAGAGCTCctggaaattaaaaagaaacggATGAAAGAAGAAGAACAAGCTGGGAAAAATAAACTCAGCG gaaagCAGTTATTTGAAACAGATCATAATCTTGACACATCTGATATCCAGTTCCTGGAGGATG CTGGGAACAACGTGGAGGTGGATGAGTCCTTGTTCCAGGAAATGGATGATTTGGAGCTGGAGGATGGCGAGGATGATCCTGACTATAATCCTGTTGCCGCAGAGAGTGACTCAGACTGA